In Pleurocapsa sp. PCC 7319, the following are encoded in one genomic region:
- a CDS encoding sugar kinase, with the protein MGYQGLFVGLTTLDFIYLSDRYPQANQKVVALDYLSAAGGPATNAAVAFSYFGNQGKLLTVLGQHPLCQLIKTDLENYPIDILDLIPEKSASPSVSSIIVTASTGERSVISINALKSQAKRSQIPEDILTNVDIIMIDGHQMEVSWELVKVAKSKQIPIVIDGGSWKPGFEKVLSFVDYAICSANFYPPQCHHTEEVFDFLQNMGISQIAITRGKQPIQYLDRGKISTIPVASINALDTLGAGDIFHGAFCHYILQANFPTALSKAANIASKSCQFFGTRSWLTS; encoded by the coding sequence ATGGGATATCAAGGATTATTTGTTGGTTTAACGACGTTGGATTTTATTTATTTGAGCGATCGCTATCCTCAGGCAAATCAAAAAGTAGTGGCTCTAGATTATTTATCCGCAGCAGGAGGACCGGCGACCAATGCTGCGGTTGCTTTTAGTTATTTTGGTAATCAAGGAAAATTACTAACTGTTTTAGGGCAGCATCCCTTATGTCAATTAATTAAAACCGATCTCGAAAATTATCCAATCGACATACTGGATTTAATTCCTGAAAAATCAGCTAGTCCTTCAGTTTCATCGATCATCGTTACCGCTTCTACGGGAGAGCGTTCAGTAATTTCGATTAATGCTCTTAAATCTCAGGCTAAACGTTCGCAAATACCTGAAGATATTCTAACTAACGTAGACATTATTATGATTGATGGACATCAAATGGAAGTAAGTTGGGAACTTGTTAAAGTAGCCAAAAGTAAACAAATTCCGATAGTAATTGATGGCGGTAGCTGGAAACCAGGATTTGAAAAAGTACTGTCTTTTGTCGATTATGCTATTTGTTCGGCTAATTTCTATCCTCCCCAATGCCATCATACCGAAGAGGTGTTTGACTTTCTACAGAATATGGGGATTTCTCAAATAGCTATTACCAGAGGGAAACAGCCTATTCAATATCTTGATCGAGGAAAGATTTCTACTATACCTGTTGCTTCAATCAATGCTTTGGATACACTGGGTGCAGGAGATATTTTCCATGGTGCTTTTTGTCATTATATTCTTCAAGCAAATTTTCCTACTGCTCTAAGTAAAGCAGCGAACATAGCTAGTAAATCCTGTCAATTTTTTGGCACTAGAAGTTGGCTTACATCTTAA